The sequence TAACTATTATCTAACCTAAGAATTTTCTTTCTTTATCAAATAGGTCATATTGAGCGTACATTAGGTTTAGGTTGAGCAGTGTTTATCAGAATGAATGGTAGCTCTAGTTACTGGTATATATGGCTCTTGCTGACTCGTAATGGAAAAAGCACTGTGAAAACGTCATCCATTGGTTATCTGATTTCAATGGTTCAATGCCTTCAATGAGTCACTGGAACAGGGGGAGGTGGGATTGGGTAGCACACCACACCCTGAGGTACTAAGTAAAGGTAAAGGGACACGTGTAGAATAGATCTATCAATAATCTCTACTCCCAGTACTGCAATAAATCAATATTCTATctgttgtattaaaaaaaaaaaaaaaaaaaaaaaaagcaggtgtCTTACATTTATTGCCCCCATTTTACTATTCACATTGCTCTCTTGACAGAGTTATGCACTGCAATATACAGAGATCACTATATGCAGTCTGTTCAGACAACAAATGTCTTTGACTAGGAGGAGACTCCCTCTTAGTATTGATGACATCCTAAAACAACATATTTCTTCCCATAATTGCTTAGCCTCCCTTACTCATTTTCATCTGTTACCACTTCTACATACTTAAAAGGACTTGATGGCGGGGAGGAGAACCACGGTTCACCTTGTTTATGTGCACGCTCAAACACAAAAGGGATTTTCTTAATTCCTAAAGTGTGTAGAACTGCATCAGTGTTCAGCACCATTTGATCTCAGTGGAAAAAACATTTTGCTGCTGAATCAGATGTGAGACAAGTTTTTGCAGATGAACTTCAGTGTTCTTACCCTTTCTAGTTATGCAAACACCTGCTCTTGTGTAGTGGAACAACAAGGAGACCTGATGAGTTTAATTTTCACACACATCCATATCTTTAAATAATTACTTGAACTAATAAAAAGTATACATGAGAAACAGACATACTGTGGCCTATAATTTACTTCTTATGTGATATGTGCAACAATGAGAACGTAAGAGTTTTACCTGGAGCGGTCTTGTAGGAGACGGTTCTGACTGGCGCAACTGATGGAGTCTTGCCAGATGGGCTTTGAGGGCCTGATAAACTTTGCCTCTGTCTCTTGAGTTCTTGTTCTCTCTCCTGTGCAGCTCTGATTTCTTCTTCGATCATGGATAACGTTCTCTGTTTTTTTGACCGCAGTTTAAAGGGTCCCACTGTTATTTCGGACTCCTGCGTTGCCAATATTGAAGCAGTGCTTCTCAGCTCAGCAGCTTGCGAATACTTGCTGAAATAGCTTTCATGCTTAATTTCCTCAAAAGTATCGTCAGGTTCTGGATTTATAGATAACGGTTGAAGAAACTTCTCTGGCCTTAATTCCTTTTCTGGTTCTGGAGTCTTTGGTGTAACTGTCACCCCTCTGGCATCTTGCACTGGGGATGAAACCTGAGGTGGTTCAAAAGCGGAATCATGGCAATTCTCTGGATTAATGGTTTGTGTGGGACTGCTTGTAAACACACTTGGCTCCTTCACGTTCTCATCACTTTCAATGTACTTGCTGTCAGACAGACATTCTGAGTTAGTGCAACCAGTTATCCCAGCTTTCTCTGCCAAGGCTTGCTGGATTACATTTTGAACCAGAATACCAGCGTGATATTCTAACTGATCATCCAGTGTGGAGTCGCGCAATGTGGATGATGGTGAATAAAAACCTTGATCACTAAAGGATTTTGAGCCTTTTTCTAATGCATAGTCAGATGGGGTTTCATCATTAagaggagtttgcggttgtgaaaAATCCCCAAGAGAACTTTCATGTAGAGCATTCATAGTCTCAATTGATGCACCACTGTCACTGATATTGTCCATGCTGAAGTCATTTGAAAGTGTCTCCATTATTGTAGTGTCCTGAGACTTCAAGGAGAGATCATCTAAACCAGAGTCCAACTCTTCTGGGAGAGAAGAGACTGTGATAGACTTTGTAAACCGGTCTGTCAAGTCATTTTCATCGTCCCTAACAACTGTAAGTGTTGCTGTGGCACTTAAGAAGTCATCTGTGGATTCTAAAAGATACCTTTCAGAGTCCATTTGCTGGTCTTCAGAAATACAGTTTACTTTCTCAGCTTTCAACAGTGGCATTTCATTAGATTCAACATGTACCGATTTAAAACATGGGGTGGTCTGGTTGGTCACAGTGATGGAGGATTGAGAATTGCTGCCGTGATTTACTTTGTAGAAAGGCTTCACTGAATAAAGGTTGGACCTTTTGGGTGGTGCTTTAAAGTTGGACTGACTTGTATTTTCCATGTTCAGAAATTGTTTCCGTGCAGCCGAAAAATCAATTTGTTCAGTGACTATGTCTTCCTTATTTACTGCAGTTGAAACAGATGTAATCACTTCTGTAGTATTACTTTTAATAGGTGGAGGGGATGTAGCTTGCTGTTGTAGTTTTTCCTTACGTTCTTTGTACTTCATATGTGATTCTAAATGGTCAGAATCTAGCTGTTCTTCTAGGGTCTTTTCTTGTGGAGGGTTCCACCACTTGGTTGCAATGCCTGGGTTTTTCTTAACAGCTTGACTTCTGATCAATTCAAGTCTCTCCTTTTCCAACTCTACAACTTCTTCTGAAGGCCTCACTTTCCTCACCCTGATGTGTTCTCGTTCATTGAAATCCTCAAACAATTTTGAAGGCTTTTTTTCTTCATGGAATGCACGCAGCTCAAACTTTGCctcttttttaatgatttttggtGTAATGTCTCCATCCTTGGATGATCTCCTAGAACTGTTTGAGGAGTTTGGACTTGTGGGATATGTGAACACCTCAGTAGGTTCGTGTTTTATATCACTTGGGCAATgtccatttattttaatttgctctgcCTCTTCAACTAGCTCAAATATTCCTACAGCAGGAAATTTCTTGCGGTCCACTGAAATGGTTTCTAGTTCAGGAGTGAAAGTTTCATTTGTAACACTGATATGCGGTCCAGACCCATCGACTCTTATGGTAGTAGGCTCAGGAGACGAAGATCCATTGAAAGGATTGTCAGTAGATGTATCACAACAGTTTGCCTCCAAAACTTCATCTAGATATTGGATCTCTTTTGCAACATCACTATCTATAGACTCATGTCTGTCCTTAAGTCCATTCTGGCTTGGAATCACAGAAAGTAAAGTAGCTTGATTGTCAACTGGATCATCGGGAGTAACCAGTGTGACACCTTTGTGTTCCGAGGCTTGGACTTCAATTTCCATGGTTTCTTTGCTTGTCAAGATAAGGTCTGCAGGGTCAGGAAGATTGGCACTATTTTGATCTTTGATGTTTCTTAATTTAATATCATCCTCCGAAATGTGAGGTttctattaaaaacaaacaaaaaaaaagacgaCATCAtaagtttaaaaagaaaaagttaactGCAAGGCTTTTAgacatagaaaaacaaaaacacacaatcagATTGGTAAAAAATTATCAGTAACTATGTAGCTAGGTTTTATGTGCATATTTTAATGTTACAAATCAGCATTTACTAGCAAATTTACAAGTTTGTAAGACAGATGTATATTTTTGGCAAACAAGTGGATATCTTTATTTGTTTGAATTCTGTTGCCTCTAACTCGTTCCCAATGTGATATTTTGTAGTTATCGATATGCCATTGGATGGACTATTATACTTTAGAGTCCTTCGTTATAAAGGCTAAGGCAAGGAATAGTGGTTCAACATGTTCAGATCTGATATTTCTCACAACTTGTAAAAGCAGCCAATTAATCTGATATTATAACCAGGAAGTTAAGCACATGATATGAATAGTCAAAATAACTTCAAAAACtgagatattttatatttttacattatacTAAAAactgtatacattgaaaataaataaataaaaaaggttaactGAACTTAATTGTTACACCTGCAAAACCAATTTCCCTCCTGCATACCAGATTTTTCCCCTTCCTACATATAATGTAAGAAACACATGTCCAGTGCTTGAGAAAGCATACAATGTGTGTTCACTTAGTGGTCTGGATttcttgcatttcatgtaaacatTGGCAGGGCAGGATGCTGGTAAATTCTTCACATGCCATTGATGTCCCCAGGCGATAGCACATGACCTGCCATATGATCATAGTCTATGTTCTCTCACCCAACCCATCTTTGTTTTGTCTGCTACTTATTCCCACCATGACTACAGCTCTGTCGCTCCTCTGTCTGATTATTTATCTTACCATTTCAGAATATTTAAAGCTCAACTAAACATATGGGGTATGCATTAGATGTAAAACCATTTCATTAAACTGGTTTTGTTCACATATGGACCATGCCTGCTTTTGTGGACCACTGCGCTTTGCGTGTCCAACTTTTTAATATTCCTCTACAGGTAAAGCAGCAACTTTTGATTACACATCACAAAAGTTGGCCCAAGTCTGAAATGGAGCATCCTCAACGCCTGAGATTTCAAAACGTCTCACacatagaatgttttttttaataatctttctTTGGAAAactggcacaaaaaaaaaaaaaaagtaaaaataaataatgtttgcaACTAGAAAGATTTTAAGAAGGCCAGAAGAACATAATTGTATGTACATTAAAGCATGTTTAATtttaaggaatactatagtgtcaggaatacaaacctgtattcctagcacCATCGCTCCCCCTGCCTCACCCCTCCATCGCACCCACCCCCGGTGAAAAGAGGGTTaataatcagggaagagatctctaatctttcTCCATCCACTACCAACTTTTCCCCTAACCACATTCCCTCAGctgtcctatgctcatttgcacccgctacagcagaggaggtttctgctctgctccgttcCTCCCACTATTCCCTCGTATCTAATCCGaactttgtctccttctcttgctctgcctctcactaaaattttcaatcccTCCCTCTCCTCAGGCACATTTCCTCTACtgttcaaacatgcaaccgtaaccctgaTTCTGAAAAAGCTTAACCTTGACCCCCCgtccaactactgccctatctcgctactgccatttgcctccaagatccttgagagagttgtgtatgcaagattgacagacttcctcaaatccaactctctgcttgacccattcaatctggattccacgctcgtcactctgttgaaacagctgtgaccaaagtatccaatgatcttatcacttcaatctacactgcctaccccttggtaaactcatcagctctcaGTATCATttttatgcggatgacacgcaaatgtatctgtcctcccctgatttctcaccacccctcttgactcgtatctctgactgcctctctgctatttccaactggatgactgctcatttccttaaactgaacctgtccaaaacagaacttctggtctttcctccctcaagtgttactactcccttgtctgtgtcccttcAAGTCAATGGTGGTACCATCCactctacctctaaggctcgatacagcaaaggtgcttgtccatgctgctgtcctctctcgccttgactactgtaatccacttctcagtggtcttacgtgttcccaatttGCCCTGTTACAggctataatgaatgtggcggcgaggctcatctaaaccctcaatgaacactatattagcaacctacttttctaccctacccttaccttttgtgtcacattaccccactacctctagcattgaccagggccctcaacccctttgttcctgtgtgtccaacttgtcgggttacaaatacttgtctgttagtccacccattgtacagcactatggaacttgttggcgctttataaataataatttaaaaaataaaaataaactttacttaccttttcccagccTGTCTCCGCCGATGAATGGACGCtaataaatcaatgctttcctatggggaaacaatctgatgctggaggtcctcatgcacagcgtgaggacgtccagcgtcacataccagaccaaaggtctgtttcgatTTAGGAACCTTAGTCCTGGAGActaagagctgcaatgtaaacattgcaatttctctggaactgcaatgtttaacattgcagcactaagtgcaaaagggacattgcacccagaccacttcaattagccgaagtggtctgggtgcctacagtgtccttttaagtaagGCAATGTAATGTGCTAGTTGATGCAGGATTTTGTATTTAGAGCAAGATTGGCTTTAAAAATACACTGccatgatatgttttgtggaaagctttttttctgtgtattttgtatgatttTTGCAGCTAAAGGATACCtgtattgtaatttttatttatgctCTTTTTAAAGAGCGTAAAATTCCATCTATACAATGTGCTAGCCATTTTGCTTGCAAATGTATAGTTTGGTAGAAACACCCATTTAAAAATAGGTGTTTCTCACAGCTGCCAGTCAATGCCTTGGCAGACACCGAATGCAGAGGTATTGattgacaagggagagcagaaaatgGTCCGTCTACTTTCTCAAGCATAGCAAATGCAGTGCGGGAAGCCCAGGCTAGGTGCGAAGAAGACAGAAAAGAAGAAAACTGGCAGAGCAAAGGACAGTTTGGAGTTGTGTGTTACATGAAGAGAAACAACCCCGAAGCagcacattgaatacatcatgtatcCTTGTGATATGAGGTCTTCAATGTGTATGGGAGCATTCAAGGCAAGTTAAACATTTTCACAACAACTACATTTTAAGGAAGGAATTGAAACCAGAAAGAATTAACATCTCTTATTCTACTAGGTTGGAGAGAAAACATTTTCCATCTCTAATCTCAATTTAGAGAGGGAGAACATAATAGCCCCTAATTTGTTTATTGTAAATGAATAGCTTCCTTAATGCACTTACTTGAATAGCATTTGGTTGAAATGCCAAAATAACACTGTCCAAGGGGAATTACTAATCTCCTAAACTTTATGCTAGCTTAAGCAAAACCAATAAACAGGATACCGTAATGCCCAATTTGCTGTTCAAAAAAGGGATGTTGAAAATTGTGTGACCTTAGTATTATAGCAAAACACAATAGCTACGGGAAACGATACAGATACAATGTAGTCCGTTTCGCAATTACAGGTGACCACACAGAACCACCAGGAATTCCATCAACAGTCTTGCGTTTCTGTTCCAGAATGCACCAGTACAGTATAATCTAATAAAACTGTTACAAACACTAGTTAGGCACTAGTCTTTATTAAACGGATCGTGCAGATAGGGTTTTTGTGGACCTCCTCCACTCTTACAGAAACAGAGAGAGGACCACCAAAGTGATTGCTATTATTGTCTGCACGTAGGACCGTATCATCGTAAAATAAAAGGCACTCAAAAGGATACATTAGGGAACTTTTATTCCCTACAGAGGGCAAGGTTTTAGAAATGCTGCCTTTTGTTGGTGATGAATAAAATGTCTAATTCACGCTTTTGATGTCTTTTCCTTTTGTGAATTGTGGTGTTGAGGTGGTGCTTGGCACATGTGCCATTCAATGATGCAAATTATAGGTATAAACTAGGCATGTGACTATTTCAGCATTTAATTTTCGAGTATTAATctgtacatttaaataataataataaaaataaaaaattacaacaaaaagaagaaaagggtTCACACATGCATCATAGAATACTGCACCCAACATAGCAGCAGCAGCATAAAACGTCTTTTACCAGGAAAATGACATTGATATTTCTTTCCTTACCCAGGAGGACATGCACTTCAAGGCAGTGCTTCTTAAACTAGTAGCCAATGATCACCAACAGTTTTGCAATTGGGGGGGTAACCCAATTATATCCCAGAGAGAATACTGATAACACCTGGAACTGAATGTAATCTCAGAACTGGCAATAAGTAAGTAGGTGATAAATTAACTCTTTTTACAAACATGATTTAAAATGTTCTATTACACAGCTGTGTTCCGGATtactttttctaaaaataaatattaaataaaaaaaatgggtgttCAGGAAGTAGATCTGGCAGATAAATGAACAAGAGTATTGAAGTTCACAGGGATCTACTTTTTAGCAATATCTTGGAAAAATGATAATCGAGGCTCACATTTTCTTCCCCTTTAAATATTATAGTTCATAATAAACTAGCATACCATGTGCTATTATACAGGTTAGATTCACGAATCAGGCAGATTGCTCCATTAGAGCACCTTCTCATGCTCGGAATGGAAAGTTGCTTCAGATAACACATTGTTTTAGGCAATGAGTAAAACTTCAGTGCTGTACTTGCAAGTGGATTATCCAGTATCTGCTAATTGTATTAAAGGGAACTCCTAAACGCAGGGATGCAATAGCTAAATACAGCAATGTCTTTACTATTTGAGGTTGTTATGGGTGTAACAGGACACCTGATGCGTATTAGCCAATAGTGTTGTAAATAAAAACTGGAGGAATTTTTGATAGTGGGGATACaaccattattttaaaaaaaactttggcaATTATGTAGCATGGACGTGATGCAATATTCATCGCAAGAAGGACTGTATGCAAATATTACCCAGTTATGAGCACTCACTGCGCCTAAGgtgcaaaaatgtattaaaagatTACTTTGCAAAAATATTCTTTTACATGATGCCAGATTTTGAGAATACAAAATAATCATTTATACCTCATCTCTAAGTGGATGTGATGAAGCAGCAAAATACAACAGTATGTCCCCATTTATAAGCAAACGGATATTCTTTATCTTCCAGTGTACACTACAAGCTGTGcatgtgtatttttaaaaaaatatatatatttttgtagtgcatggcaAACACAAGGAAATAAAGACATTGCAGATAGGTGGTTAACAAGATGTCGCCTTACATGTCTGAAATACTGCACCATTTTTTTAGTTAGAAAATCATAATAAGAGAAGTTGCGGTCagaaagaattaaaaatgaaCAAGTATCATGCTAAAGATCAGCGTATTGGGTAGAACAAACAAAATTAAccacatgcttaaccccttaaggaccaaacttctggaataaaagggaatcatgacatgtcacacgtcatgtgtccttaaggggttaaactatatccaTCTTACACTGCAAGTGGGTGTTCCATGCAAGGAAGGAAGAATGTGGAGACAAATgagcaaaggcagcaggcggacaGATCGGCCGCGTCCCCCACACCTCTTGTCAGTAGATCGCTGGTAGGCCACAGGTCTGCCCCACGCCAGATCCACCTCACACGACAGGACCGGCAGCTGGACGCACTACACTGGAAGCCACAAGGTACGGCTTCACTTCAGGCAAGTATAAATCATAGGATGCGGGCAATAATGCTCATTAAAAGGCTTAATTAGTAGCTCCTACCACGGAGTTCCTGAGCCTTGCGTCCTATCGCCATGGCGGCCAGGCTCCGCCTGGGGGATTTATGGTATTATACGCTCATGGCtatctattgattttttttttggtatacatAATTACAAATATGGACTTTTTTAATTTGGGAACATGATTTTTGGCAATGGGCGAGTGtaagaaaagttcaatttccgTCGCTAAGAGGATTGGGATACCCACAAACCATCAGGCAAAAGAATACCGCAAAAGAATGACAAACCGCAGATTTCTTGGACAGTGGAGAACAAAATAGAAGCGCCTAGTTAGTGCAATCCGGCGCAAGGAGGAAAAgagaatacatataaataaaggtAAGTGGCAAAAAGGGGAGTATAATCATAAAGATACCAGGGgcaaaaggaaagggaaaaaacaaaaaacaaaaaaaaacacatgacttTAATTCATTCATGAGAACATTGGGAAGACCAAAATTGGCTGAGATGATTTAGCCACTTGCTcgtccaagcaccatagccactacagaacAATGGAGTTGTATATAGTGCACAGGCACTATCCCACACCTAAGATCTCAAACCCTTTTAGTATCAATCTGGATTGCTCCGTTGTATTAAGCAGTGTCATGCAGGACCTCGTCAGATGAGCACTTTCAATAAGTGCAGTCATGCATCAGCAACGCTTTATTCTACAGAGAATTCACACTTCTCCTGCAGAAGAGGATTGGATGCAACCATGGCCGTCTAGCTGGACACAGgtaaactgtcaaagcatgctaaAACAAATTGACATCTTGTCATTGGACAGTGCTAGAGAACTTcagtggcaccataaccacaatagtTCTGGTGAtttaaatgttcctttaaacaaacaaacaaacgttaaaggaacactcccagcTAAATAGCAACTGAACCTCATTTGAGTTGTTTTGGGAATGGGGTGTTCCTCAACTTACTTTCAGGGgttaaaatgctaaaaaa comes from Pelobates fuscus isolate aPelFus1 chromosome 5, aPelFus1.pri, whole genome shotgun sequence and encodes:
- the PALM2AKAP2 gene encoding PALM2-AKAP2 fusion protein isoform X4 → MEIEVQASEHKGVTLVTPDDPVDNQATLLSVIPSQNGLKDRHESIDSDVAKEIQYLDEVLEANCCDTSTDNPFNGSSSPEPTTIRVDGSGPHISVTNETFTPELETISVDRKKFPAVGIFELVEEAEQIKINGHCPSDIKHEPTEVFTYPTSPNSSNSSRRSSKDGDITPKIIKKEAKFELRAFHEEKKPSKLFEDFNEREHIRVRKVRPSEEVVELEKERLELIRSQAVKKNPGIATKWWNPPQEKTLEEQLDSDHLESHMKYKERKEKLQQQATSPPPIKSNTTEVITSVSTAVNKEDIVTEQIDFSAARKQFLNMENTSQSNFKAPPKRSNLYSVKPFYKVNHGSNSQSSITVTNQTTPCFKSVHVESNEMPLLKAEKVNCISEDQQMDSERYLLESTDDFLSATATLTVVRDDENDLTDRFTKSITVSSLPEELDSGLDDLSLKSQDTTIMETLSNDFSMDNISDSGASIETMNALHESSLGDFSQPQTPLNDETPSDYALEKGSKSFSDQGFYSPSSTLRDSTLDDQLEYHAGILVQNVIQQALAEKAGITGCTNSECLSDSKYIESDENVKEPSVFTSSPTQTINPENCHDSAFEPPQVSSPVQDARGVTVTPKTPEPEKELRPEKFLQPLSINPEPDDTFEEIKHESYFSKYSQAAELRSTASILATQESEITVGPFKLRSKKQRTLSMIEEEIRAAQEREQELKRQRQSLSGPQSPSGKTPSVAPVRTVSYKTAPGKIEKVKTPTSPRGECFPTQPDELLEEGAGSQRPKNLMQTLMDDFETHKSKRRDKMDDSSVLEAVRVNRRKSALALRWEAGIYANREEDE
- the PALM2AKAP2 gene encoding PALM2-AKAP2 fusion protein isoform X1 → MAEAELHRERLQAIAEKRKRQTAIEDKRQQLDDQILQLQHLKSKSLREKWLLQGVPTGSVEEEEARRKQCEEDEKKLKILEDNVHRLEQDIEQLESEESLISAKEQILREKLKETEISFEDLQKSLSNQDKDAVSYIYSQIPEFTNLNSHKPETPPACDGATRVATLCAMEINVEKDRKTGETRILSTSPIDPESVHQRGVKVYDDGNKVVYEVHHAGTVVENGVHKLSTRDVDNLIQKTAQTNVIRGKDRETLPERTVIFEGNPIQGKEQMHFKEAKLELVHKSNKGLPSNPGNQHARSGRNELIEPTLEQPVTMIFMGYQNIDDEEETKKVLGYDDTIKAELVLIDEDDEKSLREKTVTDVSTMDGNAAELVSGKQLTETTEPSSPEGKEESLATEPVTELKKKSVQFKDIEEMEGEISNTQEAKPHISEDDIKLRNIKDQNSANLPDPADLILTSKETMEIEVQASEHKGVTLVTPDDPVDNQATLLSVIPSQNGLKDRHESIDSDVAKEIQYLDEVLEANCCDTSTDNPFNGSSSPEPTTIRVDGSGPHISVTNETFTPELETISVDRKKFPAVGIFELVEEAEQIKINGHCPSDIKHEPTEVFTYPTSPNSSNSSRRSSKDGDITPKIIKKEAKFELRAFHEEKKPSKLFEDFNEREHIRVRKVRPSEEVVELEKERLELIRSQAVKKNPGIATKWWNPPQEKTLEEQLDSDHLESHMKYKERKEKLQQQATSPPPIKSNTTEVITSVSTAVNKEDIVTEQIDFSAARKQFLNMENTSQSNFKAPPKRSNLYSVKPFYKVNHGSNSQSSITVTNQTTPCFKSVHVESNEMPLLKAEKVNCISEDQQMDSERYLLESTDDFLSATATLTVVRDDENDLTDRFTKSITVSSLPEELDSGLDDLSLKSQDTTIMETLSNDFSMDNISDSGASIETMNALHESSLGDFSQPQTPLNDETPSDYALEKGSKSFSDQGFYSPSSTLRDSTLDDQLEYHAGILVQNVIQQALAEKAGITGCTNSECLSDSKYIESDENVKEPSVFTSSPTQTINPENCHDSAFEPPQVSSPVQDARGVTVTPKTPEPEKELRPEKFLQPLSINPEPDDTFEEIKHESYFSKYSQAAELRSTASILATQESEITVGPFKLRSKKQRTLSMIEEEIRAAQEREQELKRQRQSLSGPQSPSGKTPSVAPVRTVSYKTAPGKIEKVKTPTSPRGECFPTQPDELLEEGAGSQRPKNLMQTLMDDFETHKSKRRDKMDDSSVLEAVRVNRRKSALALRWEAGIYANREEDE
- the PALM2AKAP2 gene encoding PALM2-AKAP2 fusion protein isoform X3, which translates into the protein MEGEISNTQEAKPHISEDDIKLRNIKDQNSANLPDPADLILTSKETMEIEVQASEHKGVTLVTPDDPVDNQATLLSVIPSQNGLKDRHESIDSDVAKEIQYLDEVLEANCCDTSTDNPFNGSSSPEPTTIRVDGSGPHISVTNETFTPELETISVDRKKFPAVGIFELVEEAEQIKINGHCPSDIKHEPTEVFTYPTSPNSSNSSRRSSKDGDITPKIIKKEAKFELRAFHEEKKPSKLFEDFNEREHIRVRKVRPSEEVVELEKERLELIRSQAVKKNPGIATKWWNPPQEKTLEEQLDSDHLESHMKYKERKEKLQQQATSPPPIKSNTTEVITSVSTAVNKEDIVTEQIDFSAARKQFLNMENTSQSNFKAPPKRSNLYSVKPFYKVNHGSNSQSSITVTNQTTPCFKSVHVESNEMPLLKAEKVNCISEDQQMDSERYLLESTDDFLSATATLTVVRDDENDLTDRFTKSITVSSLPEELDSGLDDLSLKSQDTTIMETLSNDFSMDNISDSGASIETMNALHESSLGDFSQPQTPLNDETPSDYALEKGSKSFSDQGFYSPSSTLRDSTLDDQLEYHAGILVQNVIQQALAEKAGITGCTNSECLSDSKYIESDENVKEPSVFTSSPTQTINPENCHDSAFEPPQVSSPVQDARGVTVTPKTPEPEKELRPEKFLQPLSINPEPDDTFEEIKHESYFSKYSQAAELRSTASILATQESEITVGPFKLRSKKQRTLSMIEEEIRAAQEREQELKRQRQSLSGPQSPSGKTPSVAPVRTVSYKTAPGKIEKVKTPTSPRGECFPTQPDELLEEGAGSQRPKNLMQTLMDDFETHKSKRRDKMDDSSVLEAVRVNRRKSALALRWEAGIYANREEDE
- the PALM2AKAP2 gene encoding PALM2-AKAP2 fusion protein isoform X2 gives rise to the protein MFRYTAPWQVLCLSMDQSLRKPHISEDDIKLRNIKDQNSANLPDPADLILTSKETMEIEVQASEHKGVTLVTPDDPVDNQATLLSVIPSQNGLKDRHESIDSDVAKEIQYLDEVLEANCCDTSTDNPFNGSSSPEPTTIRVDGSGPHISVTNETFTPELETISVDRKKFPAVGIFELVEEAEQIKINGHCPSDIKHEPTEVFTYPTSPNSSNSSRRSSKDGDITPKIIKKEAKFELRAFHEEKKPSKLFEDFNEREHIRVRKVRPSEEVVELEKERLELIRSQAVKKNPGIATKWWNPPQEKTLEEQLDSDHLESHMKYKERKEKLQQQATSPPPIKSNTTEVITSVSTAVNKEDIVTEQIDFSAARKQFLNMENTSQSNFKAPPKRSNLYSVKPFYKVNHGSNSQSSITVTNQTTPCFKSVHVESNEMPLLKAEKVNCISEDQQMDSERYLLESTDDFLSATATLTVVRDDENDLTDRFTKSITVSSLPEELDSGLDDLSLKSQDTTIMETLSNDFSMDNISDSGASIETMNALHESSLGDFSQPQTPLNDETPSDYALEKGSKSFSDQGFYSPSSTLRDSTLDDQLEYHAGILVQNVIQQALAEKAGITGCTNSECLSDSKYIESDENVKEPSVFTSSPTQTINPENCHDSAFEPPQVSSPVQDARGVTVTPKTPEPEKELRPEKFLQPLSINPEPDDTFEEIKHESYFSKYSQAAELRSTASILATQESEITVGPFKLRSKKQRTLSMIEEEIRAAQEREQELKRQRQSLSGPQSPSGKTPSVAPVRTVSYKTAPGKIEKVKTPTSPRGECFPTQPDELLEEGAGSQRPKNLMQTLMDDFETHKSKRRDKMDDSSVLEAVRVNRRKSALALRWEAGIYANREEDE